One genomic region from Panthera tigris isolate Pti1 chromosome D1, P.tigris_Pti1_mat1.1, whole genome shotgun sequence encodes:
- the LOC102972772 gene encoding olfactory receptor 51G2 — MSLGPLESSSNISSTFLLSGIPGLEHMHIWISIPLCFIYLVSILGNCTILFIIKTEPSLHEPMYLFLSMLAVTDLGLSLCTLPTVLGIFWIGARDIGHDACFAQLFFIHCLSFLESSVLLSMAFDRFVAICRPLHYASILTNTVIGRIGLVSLGRSVALIFPLPFMLKRFSYCGSALLSHSYCLHQEVMKLACADIKANSIYGMFVIVSTVGVDSLLILFSYVLILRTVLSIASRAERFKALNTCVSHICAVLLFYTPMIGLSIIHRFGNKAPHLVQVIMGFVYLLAPPLMNPIVYSVKTKQIRDRVAHAFCC, encoded by the coding sequence ATGTCTTTGGGACCCTTGGAAAGCAGCAGCAACATTTCCTCCACCTTTCTGCTGAGTGGCATTCCTGGGCTGGAGCACATGCACATCTGGATCTCCATCCCATTGTGCTTCATTTACCTGGTTTCCATCCTGGGCAACTGTACTATCCTTTTTATCATTAAAACAGAGCCCTCACTCCATGAGCCTATGTACCTTTTCCTGTCCATGCTGGCTGTAACTGACCTGGGTCTGTCTCTTTGCACCCTCCCTACAGTGCTAGGTATCTTTTGGATTGGGGCGCGAGATATTGGTCACGATGCCTGTTTTGCCCAGCTCTTTTTCATTCACTGTTTGTCCTTCCTAGAGTCCTCTGTGCTGCTGTCTATGGCCTTTGACCGCTTTGTGGCCATTTGTCGCCCCTTGCACTATGCTTCCATTCTCACCAACACAGTCATTGGCAGGATTGGTCTGGTTTCCCTGGGTCGCAGTGTAGCACTCATTTTCCCACTGCCTTTTATGCTCAAAAGATTCTCCTATTGTGGCTCTGCACTTCTCTCACATTCCTATTGTCTCCATCAAGAAGTAATGAAATTGGCCTGTGCAGACATCAAAGCCAACAGCATCTATGGCATGTTTGTCATTGTTTCAACAGTGGGTGTAGACTCACTGCTCATTCTCTTCTCCTATGTCCTGATCCTGCGTACTGTGCTGTCTATTGCATCCAGGGCTGAGAGATTCAAAGCTCTCAACACCTGTGTTTCCCATATATGTGCTGTGCTTCTTTTCTACACTCCCATGATTGGTTTGTCCATCATCCACCGGTTTGGGAACAAGGCACCTCATCTTGTCCAAGTGATCATGGGCTTTGTGTACCTTCTAGCCCCTCCCCTGATGAACCCCATAGTCTATAGTGTGAAGACCAAACAGATCCGAGATCGTGTGGCCCATGCCTTTTGTTGTTAG
- the LOC102967524 gene encoding olfactory receptor 51G1 yields MTISYNGSLQKATFFLTGFQGLEALHGWISIPFCSIYLTVIVGNLTILHLIHTDVTLHEPMYYFLAMLALTDLGLCLSTLPTVLGIFWFDVREITIPACFTQLFFIHTLSLVESSVLLSMSIDRYVAICNPLRYSMVLTPARIIKMGLSSILRSALLILPLPFLLKRFQYCRSHVLAHAYCLHLEIMKLACSSIIVNHIYGLFVVACTVGVDSLLIFFSYALILRTVLSIASRQERLQALNTCVSHICAVLLFYIPMIGLSLVHRFGEHLPRIVHLLMSYVYLLVPPLMNPIVYSMKTKQIRIRIAKKLEIVKSLKCFR; encoded by the coding sequence ATGACGATCTCTTACAATGGCAGCCTCCAAAAAGCCACTTTCTTCCTAACAGGCTTCCAAGGTCTGGAAGCTCTCCATGGCTGGATCTCTATTCCCTTCTGCTCCATCTACTTGACAGTTATTGTAGGAAACCTTACCATCCTCCACCTCATCCATACCGATGTCACCCTCCATGAACCCATGTACTATTTCTTGGCCATGCTGGCCCTGACAGACTTGGGCCTTTGCCTATCTACACTGCCCACTGTGTTGGGCATCTTCTGGTttgatgtcagagagattaccATCCCCGCCTGCTTCACTCAGCTCTTCTTCATCCATACCTTGTCACTGGTAGAGTCTTCAGTTCTATTGTCCATGTCCAttgaccgctatgtggccatttGCAATCCATTGCGTTACTCCATGGTCTTGACACCTGCACGTATCATCAAGATGGGGCTGAGCTCAATTCTTAGAAGTGCCCTGCTCATCCTGCCCCTGCCATTCCTCCTTAAACGCTTCCAGTACTGCCGCTCCCATGTGCTGGCCCATGCTTATTGTCTGCACCTAGAGATCATGAAGTTGGCCTGCTCTAGCATCATTGTCAATCACATATATGGGCTCTTTGTTGTGGcctgcactgttggtgtggaTTCACTGCTCATCTTCTTCTCCTATGCCCTCATCCTccgcactgtgctaagcattgcCTCCCGCCAGGAGCGACTTCAGGCCCTCAACACCTGCGTCTCTCATATCTGTGCTGTGCTACTCTTCTACATCCCCATGATTGGCTTGTCTCTCGTGCACCGCTTTGGTGAACATCTGCCCCGTATTGTACACCTCCTCATGTCTTACGTGTATCTGCTGGTCCCACCTCTCATGAACCCCATTGTCTACAGTATGAAGACCAAGCAAATCCGTATCCGCATTGCTAAGAAGCTTGAGATTGTAAAATCCCTTAAGTGTTTTCGATAG
- the LOC102967803 gene encoding olfactory receptor 51A7, protein MSALNNSEVQLFLRIGIPGLEHAHIWISIPICLMYLVAIIGNSTILFIIKTQPSTHEPTYYFLALSAISDLGRSSSSLPTMLRIFLFNSMGISPNVCFAQEFFIHGFTVMESSVLLVMSLDHFLAFHNPLRYSSLLASNRVANMGLILATRSILLVLPFPFTLRRLKYYQKNLFSHSNCLHQDTMKLACSDNKINVIYGFVALCTMLDLALIFLSYFLILKTVLSIASLSERLKALNTCVSHICAVLVFYVPIITLAAMHHFAKHKSLLVIIFVTDIFLLLPPVMNPIMYCAKTRQIW, encoded by the coding sequence ATGTCTGCTCTGAATAATTCTGAGGTCCAGCTTTTTCTTCGGATTGGAATCCCAGGACTGGAACATGCCCACATCTGGATCTCCATTCCCATTTGCCTCATGTACCTGGTTGCCATCATAGGCAACAGCACCATTCTCTTCATCATTAAGACACAGCCCTCAACTCATGAGCCCACGTattatttccttgctctgtcGGCCATCTCTGACTTGGGCCGTTCatcttcctcccttcctaccATGCTGAGAATCTTCTTGTTCAATTCCATGGGAATTTCACCCAATGTCTGCTTTGCTCAAGAATTCTTCATCCATGGATTCACTGTCATGGAATCCTCAGTGCTTCTAGTTATGTCTTTGGATCACTTTCTTGCCTTTCACAATCCCCTGAGATACAGTTCTCTCCTTGCTAGCAACAGAGTTGCTAATATGGGACTGATCTTAGCCACCAGGAGCATTCTCTTAGTGCTTCCATTCCCTTTCACTCTAAGGAGACTAAAATATTATCAGAAGAATCTCTTTTCTCACTCAAACTGTCTGCATCAGGATACCATGAAGCTGGCCTGCTCTGACAACAAGATCAATGTTATCTATGGCTTTGTTGCTCTCTGTACTATGCTGGACTTGGCATTAATTTTTCTGTCATATTTTCTGATCTTGAAGACTGTACTCAGCATTGCATCTCTATCAGAGAGACTCAAGGCCCTCAATACCTGTGTCTCCCACATCTGTGCTGTGCTCGTTTTCTATGTACCCATCATCACCCTGGCTGCCATGCACCACTTTGCCAAACACAAAAGCCTGCTAGTTATAATTTTTGTTACAGATATATTCTTGTTGTTGCCACCTGTAATGAACCCCATTATGTATTGTGCAAAAACTAGACAAATCTGGTAA